In Homalodisca vitripennis isolate AUS2020 unplaced genomic scaffold, UT_GWSS_2.1 ScUCBcl_2428;HRSCAF=7181, whole genome shotgun sequence, a single window of DNA contains:
- the LOC124372049 gene encoding piggyBac transposable element-derived protein 4-like, with protein sequence MARWVDCTTEEIHKFFGVLMIMGICPLPQRQMYWSNNPMYQNSVIKKTMSRDRFDCLLKCLHFQNNEEPATEEPRLWKIKKLLNHLNAKFESLVTPEESLVIDESMVPWRGRLIFKQYLPKKAHKYGVKIYKICTTDGYTLKAKIYAGKSDVTAREAHADKIVMHLMESFLNEGRTLFADNFYNSTRLANTLLEKKTYVCGTLRSDRKGNPKEVTSKKLAKGEVICQESSTGVKVLKWHDKRPVLMITTRPEDVSTLVASKKTTKKGEVVMKPSCVMAYNAAKKGVDFSDQMSSYYTPIRKTLIWYKKVALDLLLGTCVVNALVLHNKYSLNQKNCCMLTFREKILRNLLEGENVGALVQTPQDGRQGTKKLKHVLSKREGTARETRKRCVSCYSKMKEERGAKAARTYAKRVSTYCKGCDETPTMCLECFNSKH encoded by the exons ATGGCTAGATGGGTTGATTGTACAACTGAAGAGATACACAAATTTTTTGGTGTACTGATGATCATGGGCATATGCCCATTGCCTCAAAGACAAATGTACTGGTCAAACAATCCCATGTACCAAAATAGTGTCATCAAGAAAACTATGAGCAGAGACAGATTTGACTGTCTCCTAAAATgcctacatttccaaaataatgaggAACCAGCAACTGAAGAGCCTCGGTTgtggaaaataaagaaactgctcaatcatttaaatgcaaaatttgaaagtcTGGTAACACCTGAAGAGTCACTAGTTATTGACGAGTCTATGGTTCCATGGAGAGGgcgtttgatttttaaacaatatttgccaaaaaagGCTCATAAATatggagtcaaaatttacaagatttgtaCCACTGATGGGtatactttaaaagcaaaaatttacgCTGGTAAGTCAGACGTAACTGCAAGAGAGGCACATGCAGATAAAATTGTCATGCATTTGATGGAATCATTTCTAAATGAGGGTAGAACACTGTTTGCAGATAACTTTTACAACTCCACAAGGTTGGCCAACACTCTGCTTGAGAAGAAAACTTATGTTTGTGGCACCCTTCGAAGTGACCGAAAAGGCAATCCAAAAGAAGTCACTAGCAAAAAATTAGCCAAAGGTGAAGTAATTTGTCAAGAAAGCAGTACAGGAGTAAAAGTACTTAAATGGCATGACAAAAGGCCTGTACTGATGATAACCACTCGCCCTGAAGACGTTTCTACTCTTGTGGCaagcaaaaaaacaacaaagaaaggcGAGGTTGTCATGAAACCATCATGTGTCATGGCGTACAATGCAGCAAAAAAAGGAGTGGACTTTTCAGATCAGATGTCCTCTTATTACACTCCTATCAGAAAGACTCTCATTTGGTACAAAAAAGTTGCACTGGATCTTCTCCTAGGTACTTGTGTAGTGAATGCACTAGTACTACATAACAAGTActcattaaaccaaaaaaattgttgtatgctCACTTTCAGAGAAAAAATACTTCGAAATCTCCTTGAAGGAGAAAATGTTGGAGCCCTTGTTCAAACACCCCAAGATGGCAGGCAAGGTACCAAGAAACTAAAACATGTGCTCTCAAAGCGTGAAGGGACTGCAAGAGAAAccag AAAACGGTGTGTCAGCTGCTACAGCAAAATGAAGGAAGAAAGGGGGGCCAAAGCAGCAAGGACGTACGCAAAACGTGTTTCAACTTACTGCAAAGGGTGCGATGAGACTCCTACAATGTGCTTAGAGTGTTTTAACTCCAAGCACTAA